Within the Zerene cesonia ecotype Mississippi chromosome 10, Zerene_cesonia_1.1, whole genome shotgun sequence genome, the region acttttttgtttaaggGGCCTCCAAACTCAAACTTCCTTTTAAATAGGTTTAAAGGTTGTTTTAAGGCTTATTTACGATTTGATCAAAACAAATTGCAGCCATTAGGAAGCCCCACAAGTCCAGAAGCCCGGGGCGCACCGCCGCCTATAAGTCGACAGAAAACACCCACCAGGCTGAACAATGTAAGTTGTGGTCACATACAATAGGTTGTGCATACgccaacttatatttaaaaacgatcTGTAGCTTAAGTTTACATGTAACAACCATTTGTgatccttaaaaaataaaaataaaataaaataaaataaaataaaaatagaaaattctcATCACGTGTAACACTTTTTGTTATGgcacaatttttatatctcttaTAGTGTAGGTGGTCTGTTGTGGTTCTGCATCAGATGTTTTGTTTcccgaaataaattatagcctaTGTGTTGCCCAGACTTAATACCAATGCAACAAAAACCTTTCAATCAAATCCAGAGTCCAGTAGTTCTAGAGATTAGCGTGTACAAAGAAAAGGACCAACAGACACCTTTTTTTTGGATTCGTACTCTACTACTGTTATATTCAAAACCccctacaattattatttttttttttcttttgttaataTCAATGTAGAGATATCGTTTTTTTCTACTCTTTTAGAGTACATAGACTATAAATGTCATAGATAATAGGtactatatctataaaaatatattatacctatattgttttcttttagttGTCATTTcgaaatttgtttgttgtgtttcaagttttattattcaatttaaaatatttgttatttatgaatgagATAAATGTTGAGAATATTTTAgaggtttttatatatttctttgtaattcCATATAAAAGAGCAAAATAGACTTAGGAAATTGAATGACATCATTCTTAATCTGTGGTGTAGACTGTTTataatcattgtttttaaaaacgcTTTCAGATATCTTCAATCTTCATTCTTGAAATCCTGAGACCGTGTCAAATTAGAATAGTTTTTTCAAAACGAATGTATCGAACGctgagttatttttttgttataaaaagctatgtattttaaacagttAAAATCTAACtaatgacaaaaatattttctggGATAACTTTACCTTTCTAAACAACGAATGAAAATACTGGGTCACCCTTGATCATGAGTAACAACTGCCTTATACAGAAAACCTTATTATAATTGGTTGTATCATTGCcaatgaatgaaaaatcaaCTATATTATTGCTATTATTTCTGTATAACAAAGTCCTCGTaaaagttttctttaaaaatgtgtgaAATTATACAAGCACTCAGAGACCCACTCAAAGATATAGAAAGCGAATATGTACAGAATACagaagatatttataaagctgCTCAACCTACATTATCAGACATGCCAGTTGaggtagttatttttttttttcttccaaCATAATTGcttatttgataataactACAAATCTTTTTgcagataattttaaaaatatgttctttCTTGGATTCACACTTTTTAAAGTATACATTTAGTAAGGTCTGTACAAGGTTTGAGGATATATTGGCTGATGATCATCTATGGAAGTATTgggtaaataacaaaatgaatgGTTGTTTTCCTGCTCTACccaatttgaaaatatggGATGAAGCACAAATTGATTGGGAGGAAGTATGTGTTGAAATAGATTCTGAGAAAAAGAAATGGACtgatattgaaaatacaaCACAACACCTAATTGTAAAGGATGTTCACTATGCTTCTGTTGATGCAGTGCTCTTGTTAAATGTAggtaattatgatttaaaaacatttattaaattatgtatatatgtatataaattaatttgtttttttaggaATTAATGTATGTCTTTGTGCTTATAACTAAAAAACTTACTTTAGTTTATGTTTTCAAATCAATGATTTTAATGCATTAATTTAATCTCTTATACTAGAAAGGTGAGACATGTATATCTGGTGGAAGAGATAGAAGTTTGGCAATGTGGAACATTCCCGAGATGAAATCTAATGTGGATAACAAGCCTACAAAAATGAGACATGACGCTCATGCTGGATGGGTTTGGGATCTTGCTGCTGACAATACAGACTGTGCTACAATTGTATACTCTGCATCTTGGGACAATACTGTCAAAGCATGGGATTTAGGTGCTGAATTTTCTTGTGTAGAAACCTTTaggtaatttttgtttaattgaattgtCAATATTGCCCTAATTATTGTAGTTAGTGGTATAATTGTCTGCTATTTCTGAAGCATtctcaaatattttgaatatcttTTAGGTGTGGTATGACTGCTTTATCTGTTGTAGCATGGGATAAAATTGTAATGGCTGgactatattcaaataaagtgCTGTCTTTTGACTTACGATCAGGACCAAACccaataagtttttataaaccCCATAAAGGACCAATTTTAGCTCTAAGTGCACATAAAAACATGGTTGCATCTGTGAGTGAAGACAAGACATTAGCAATTTGGGATAAAGTTGCagggaaaattataaaacacaacatAAAGATACCTAAAGAAAAACAGTACCCTGTGTGTGTTAATTGGAATTCATCAGCAATATACATAGGTGATTCTACAGGTTCacttcacatttttaatcCTGAAGATTTTGCATATGTTAGGTCTCATGAAATTTGGAAGGAAACTCCAATTGTTGAACCATCCCATAAAATTGCTGGTTGCTATCAAAGTAAGGGAAATATGATTCTGTGCTCAGATCAaggagaaattaaatttttgtataattgttaTCCTCCCCAGGAATATAGTAGTATTAAAACAACTACTGTTGATGTAACAAAGGTAGGTAAATAAAAGTTGACATcagttcaatatttttttattggtttgagtttaaatctatttttaatgtgatcaaataatttattttgattaaaatcaattctttattattttacagttaCAATATCAAAATGGTATTTTAGCAGTTGGGACCTGTGATAATGCATTAGAATTTTGGATTCCAAACGAGaaactatcatcatcatcagacatatgaattttataatataaattatatttatagttgtaATACTAAACTTTGGTTTTATAGTTGAGAATCTAACCAGATTTAACTTTAATGACTTTTAACTGTTAATGacttaatttatgttaaatattgttattttattaagattgtCAATTTAGTATCACATCAATTTGAAGATGTTTAAAACCAAAATGACCTGAacttaaaatcttaaaaatgtctttaatcaaaacttgcatttatttattgaactagGCTTTTCAAATATTCGTTTGAATTGGCAGTTTGTATATGACTGAAGATTATGGTCCTGTGATTAACAGCATCATAAAGTAAGGCcaaatttcttttcaattaattaaatgtattttatggagtcactaatttatgaattttgcaATGTTTTCAATTACAGGTGCACAGATTCAATGAAGAAAAACGTAACATTGtgatactatattttttatttagttattaaaattaatttgttgtaatttaaataaattctaaaattaacatatatctCGAGGATGACTTCTTATGACTGACTACTTTTATATTGTTGGAGCTCAAAATTTACACTGcacatagtatttttttgtaagattaaatatttactgagAAGTTATgagaataatgtatttttagttgTCTTACAAAGCAGGTCTTATAGAGTTTCACAGTTTACAGCAAGGCAATATTTCTCAAAAAGTTAGTggatgatttatatttataattattttagttggAGCGCCTTCGTGAAATGATTAAGAAAATATGGTGTATACTATGTTTTCTAAATTCAAGTGAAAGTTAGACTTTTTTTGATAGAATTGTAAATGAAAGCCCTCCAACATAAGCAattccttttatttaatactaaagttaccttattatttataatagctaGCTTTTATCTAACTCACttcaatactttaaaatggttttattGAACCGGAAACAATTAAGAATACTCATTGTTACATGCATAGCTACACTGACgacagtttataaaattaattttgaatgataTAAGCTATCTATTTTTGTTCGgttaatagtaatatattcaacatgaaataataacgtgtttacattaaataaagatggtataaaaatggttattaggttaaagaattattacaatatgatGTTcacacgttcaaacaaatttcatacCTATTAATGCATTGTGTTTAATGATCGTTCTTATTGTGAAATCGTTCTTAATGTCACGATAGCCAGCAACGTCGGTGGTTTTAATGCGAAAGcataatgaaatgtattttcgAACGTACCTAtagtcttttaatttaaacagctAAGTCAATTTTAATCTTTGTCTAATTTGCCGAGTTGCGCTTGAAGTGGTATTCTACGGTGGTATTA harbors:
- the LOC119829620 gene encoding F-box/WD repeat-containing protein 9-like, which encodes MCEIIQALRDPLKDIESEYVQNTEDIYKAAQPTLSDMPVEIILKICSFLDSHFLKYTFSKVCTRFEDILADDHLWKYWVNNKMNGCFPALPNLKIWDEAQIDWEEVCVEIDSEKKKWTDIENTTQHLIVKDVHYASVDAVLLLNKGETCISGGRDRSLAMWNIPEMKSNVDNKPTKMRHDAHAGWVWDLAADNTDCATIVYSASWDNTVKAWDLGAEFSCVETFRCGMTALSVVAWDKIVMAGLYSNKVLSFDLRSGPNPISFYKPHKGPILALSAHKNMVASVSEDKTLAIWDKVAGKIIKHNIKIPKEKQYPVCVNWNSSAIYIGDSTGSLHIFNPEDFAYVRSHEIWKETPIVEPSHKIAGCYQSKGNMILCSDQGEIKFLYNCYPPQEYSSIKTTTVDVTKLQYQNGILAVGTCDNALEFWIPNEKLSSSSDI